From a region of the Halolamina sp. CBA1230 genome:
- the carB gene encoding carbamoyl-phosphate synthase large subunit codes for MTDTGSDDGAAAEPEPVTAGDTGAGAGRTILLIGSGPIQIGQAAEFDYSGAQACRALQEEDAEVVLVNSNPATIMTDPETADRVYVEPITPEAIAEVIRKENPDGVIAGLGGQTGLNVTAELAEQGVLEEYDVEVMGTPLDTIYATEDRDLFRQRMEDLGQPVPASTTVTLEEGESATEMSEDALKERVEDAVDEVGGLPVIARTTYTLGGSGSGVVHEMDELLERTRKGLRLSRNDEVLITESISGWVELEYEVMRDAGDSCIIICNMENLDPMGIHTGESTVVTPSQVIPDDGHQEMRDAALEVIRDLGIQGGCNIQFAWRDDGTPGGEYRVVEVNPRVSRSSALASKATGYPIARVTAKVALGKRLHEITNEITGETTAAFEPAIDYVVTKVPRWPIDKFPDTDFTLSTAMKSTGEAMSIGRTFEESLLKALRSSEYDPAVEFDALEDEELRKGYLERPSPDRPYAMFEAFERGFSVEEVVEATGIYEWYVERFARIVEASKEVVDGEFTPAAVAGFTNAEISALAGNVFEDSSLTWLPETRGAWREAAEPVAPGAESEGLPVSAERAGVGEVEATVPGRTYKQVDTCAGEFAASTPYYYSSRKPPSFTGPFEGEAAAGELQVDRDAESVVVVGGGPIRIGQGVEFDYCAVHAVRALSELGIDAHVLNNNPETVSTDYDTSDGLFFEPITAEEVADAIEATDADGVMVQFGGQTSVDVGEPLKDELDRRGIDCEILGTSVDAMDLAEDRDRFNRLMTERGIEQPAGGSATSEAEALDLAHEIGYPVLVRPSYVLGGRAMEIVHSDDELEEYVEEAVRVSPEKPILIDSFLEDAVELDVDAVADGEDVLIGGVMEHVESAGVHSGDSACVIPPRSLDEATMARVREVVEEIAEALETVGLLNVQLAVKNGEREAQRASEASGETASEPTVYVLEANPRSSRTVPFVSKATGVPIAKLAARAMAGEPLAEMDVAEQIPEQPSVKEVVLPFDRLPESDPRLGPEMKSTGEVMGTAGSFGAAYGKAQIAAGNEIPESGTLAVDGDWPDEVVDEFAEHLDLVAPDDLETALMAGEVDFLLSTERDSLRTAVDEDVPYLSTEVSARAALDALDAAAAADGPLAGVDVAALSDRPTREDNWG; via the coding sequence ATGACGGACACCGGCAGTGACGACGGAGCGGCGGCGGAACCGGAGCCAGTCACAGCGGGCGATACTGGTGCCGGTGCGGGCCGGACCATCCTGCTGATCGGGAGCGGGCCGATCCAGATCGGGCAGGCCGCGGAGTTCGACTACTCCGGCGCCCAGGCCTGCCGGGCGCTCCAGGAGGAGGACGCGGAGGTCGTGCTCGTCAACTCGAACCCCGCGACGATCATGACCGACCCCGAGACGGCCGACCGCGTGTACGTCGAACCCATCACGCCCGAGGCCATCGCGGAGGTCATCCGGAAGGAGAACCCCGACGGCGTGATCGCCGGTCTCGGCGGCCAGACCGGGCTGAACGTCACCGCCGAACTCGCCGAACAGGGCGTGCTCGAGGAGTACGACGTCGAGGTCATGGGCACGCCGTTGGACACGATCTACGCGACCGAGGACCGCGACCTGTTCCGCCAGCGCATGGAGGATCTGGGCCAGCCGGTGCCCGCGTCGACGACCGTCACGCTCGAGGAGGGCGAGTCCGCGACGGAGATGAGCGAGGACGCACTCAAGGAGCGCGTCGAGGACGCCGTCGACGAGGTCGGCGGCCTCCCGGTGATCGCCCGCACCACCTACACGCTGGGCGGTTCGGGCTCCGGCGTCGTCCACGAGATGGACGAACTGCTCGAACGCACGCGCAAGGGGCTCAGGCTCTCGCGCAACGACGAGGTGCTGATCACCGAGTCGATCTCGGGCTGGGTCGAACTGGAGTACGAGGTGATGCGCGACGCGGGCGACTCCTGTATCATCATCTGCAACATGGAGAACCTCGACCCGATGGGGATCCACACGGGCGAGTCGACGGTCGTCACGCCGTCGCAGGTGATCCCCGACGACGGCCACCAGGAGATGCGCGACGCGGCGCTGGAGGTGATCCGCGACCTCGGCATCCAGGGCGGCTGTAACATCCAGTTCGCGTGGCGCGACGACGGCACTCCCGGCGGCGAGTACCGCGTCGTCGAGGTGAACCCGCGCGTCTCCCGCTCCTCCGCGCTGGCGTCGAAGGCGACGGGCTACCCGATCGCCCGCGTCACCGCGAAGGTCGCGCTGGGCAAGCGCCTCCACGAGATCACCAACGAGATCACGGGCGAGACCACCGCCGCCTTCGAGCCGGCGATCGACTACGTGGTGACGAAGGTGCCCCGCTGGCCCATCGACAAGTTCCCCGACACCGACTTCACGCTCTCGACGGCGATGAAATCCACCGGCGAGGCGATGTCGATCGGCCGCACGTTCGAGGAGTCGCTGCTGAAGGCGCTCAGAAGCTCCGAGTACGACCCGGCCGTGGAGTTCGACGCGCTGGAGGACGAGGAGCTCCGCAAGGGGTATCTCGAACGCCCGAGCCCGGACCGCCCGTACGCGATGTTCGAGGCGTTCGAGCGCGGCTTCTCGGTCGAGGAGGTCGTGGAAGCGACGGGCATCTACGAGTGGTACGTCGAGCGCTTCGCCCGCATCGTCGAGGCGAGCAAGGAGGTCGTCGACGGCGAGTTCACGCCCGCGGCGGTCGCGGGGTTCACGAACGCCGAGATCTCCGCGCTCGCGGGCAACGTGTTCGAGGACAGCAGCCTGACGTGGCTGCCCGAGACCCGCGGCGCGTGGCGCGAGGCCGCCGAACCCGTCGCCCCCGGCGCCGAGAGCGAGGGGCTGCCCGTCTCCGCCGAGCGCGCGGGCGTCGGCGAGGTGGAGGCGACTGTCCCCGGCCGCACGTACAAGCAGGTGGACACCTGCGCGGGCGAGTTCGCGGCGTCGACGCCGTACTACTACTCCTCGCGCAAGCCGCCGTCGTTCACCGGGCCGTTCGAGGGCGAGGCCGCGGCGGGCGAACTCCAGGTCGACCGCGACGCCGAGAGCGTCGTCGTGGTCGGTGGCGGCCCGATCCGTATCGGGCAGGGCGTGGAGTTCGACTACTGTGCGGTCCACGCGGTCCGTGCGCTCTCGGAGCTCGGCATCGACGCCCACGTGCTCAACAACAACCCCGAGACGGTGTCGACGGACTACGACACCTCCGACGGGCTGTTCTTCGAGCCGATCACTGCCGAGGAGGTCGCCGACGCCATCGAGGCCACCGACGCCGACGGCGTGATGGTCCAGTTCGGCGGGCAGACCTCCGTCGACGTCGGCGAGCCCCTGAAGGACGAACTCGACCGCCGCGGGATCGACTGCGAGATCCTCGGCACCAGCGTCGACGCGATGGACCTCGCGGAGGACCGCGACCGCTTCAACCGCCTGATGACCGAGCGCGGGATCGAACAGCCCGCCGGCGGCTCCGCGACCAGCGAGGCGGAAGCACTCGATCTCGCTCACGAGATCGGCTACCCAGTGCTCGTGCGCCCCTCCTACGTGCTCGGCGGGCGCGCGATGGAGATCGTTCACAGCGACGACGAGCTCGAGGAGTACGTCGAGGAGGCGGTCCGCGTCTCCCCCGAGAAGCCGATCCTGATCGACTCGTTCCTGGAGGACGCGGTCGAACTCGACGTCGACGCCGTCGCCGACGGGGAGGACGTGCTGATCGGCGGCGTGATGGAACACGTCGAGAGCGCGGGCGTCCACTCGGGCGACTCCGCCTGCGTGATCCCGCCGCGCTCGCTGGACGAGGCGACGATGGCTCGCGTCCGCGAGGTCGTCGAGGAGATCGCGGAGGCGCTCGAGACGGTGGGGCTGCTGAACGTCCAGTTGGCCGTGAAGAACGGGGAACGCGAGGCGCAACGCGCCTCGGAAGCGAGCGGTGAAACCGCGAGCGAGCCGACCGTGTACGTGCTCGAAGCGAACCCCCGCTCCTCCCGTACCGTCCCGTTCGTCTCGAAGGCGACGGGCGTGCCGATCGCGAAGCTCGCGGCCCGCGCGATGGCCGGCGAGCCGCTGGCCGAGATGGACGTCGCCGAGCAGATCCCCGAGCAGCCCAGCGTGAAGGAGGTCGTGCTCCCGTTCGACCGCCTGCCGGAGTCGGACCCCCGCCTCGGCCCGGAGATGAAGTCCACCGGCGAGGTGATGGGCACCGCCGGGAGCTTCGGCGCCGCCTACGGCAAGGCACAGATCGCCGCTGGCAACGAGATCCCGGAGTCCGGCACGCTCGCGGTCGACGGCGACTGGCCCGACGAGGTGGTCGACGAGTTCGCCGAGCACCTCGATCTGGTCGCCCCTGACGACCTCGAGACGGCGCTGATGGCCGGCGAGGTCGACTTCCTGCTGTCGACGGAGCGTGATAGCCTCAGAACGGCCGTCGACGAGGACGTCCCCTACCTCTCGACCGAAGTGTCCGCTCGCGCGGCGCTCGACGCGCTCGACGCCGCGGCGGCGGCCGACGGACCGCTGGCCGGCGTCGACGTGGCCGCGCTGTCGGACCGGCCGACGCGCGAGGACAACTGGGGCTGA
- a CDS encoding DUF255 domain-containing protein: MQEETRVEWRQWGQDAFDEARRRSVPVLLSLSTTWCVDCHEMDATTYADPNVAANVNDRYVPIRVDADRQPRVRERYAAGGFPSTVFLTPDGEVLSTATALAPDGMRQVLDRVAENYAEKGDDAGRVPRALSGDLPPAGEVDAAIEEQLAGQLGEKFDDRFAGWGESAKFPLARTVEFALKRERQQALRTLDAVRDHLHDGVGGGFFRYAGRRDWGEVHHAKLLDTNATLLRAFAHAYVYTGEDAYRDPADSTVEFLTDELWGGVAVGGSVGPGEGAEYWRKNAEERSDARSPRTDLTAYAGGNALAADALLTFHGYTDDERAREYGERVLDYLERDLLEHGSVVHFRERGQTGPRDVLSDIVAVVGAFTRAEQTLGYGANVARTVADHAIETLHDGGSFQDGPAEGAGLLDRPLRPLDGNAAMANALVDLATLTGDDEYREIARETVGAFAGASHRVGVQVAEYGTAASRLVHEPLTVAVADEPGSDLHRAALRIADHEKVVVPDADESVAPDLDRGTARVVGVDEPASDPEALMERVGRRE, translated from the coding sequence ATGCAAGAGGAGACCCGCGTCGAGTGGCGTCAGTGGGGCCAGGACGCCTTCGACGAGGCCCGCCGGCGCTCCGTGCCCGTCCTGCTCTCGCTCTCAACCACGTGGTGCGTCGACTGCCACGAGATGGACGCCACCACCTACGCCGACCCGAACGTTGCGGCCAACGTCAACGATCGCTACGTCCCGATCCGCGTCGACGCCGACCGCCAGCCGCGAGTTCGCGAACGCTACGCCGCCGGCGGCTTCCCGTCGACCGTCTTTCTCACCCCCGACGGCGAGGTGCTCTCGACGGCGACCGCGCTCGCGCCGGACGGGATGCGGCAGGTGCTCGACCGCGTCGCCGAGAACTACGCCGAGAAGGGCGACGACGCCGGCCGCGTCCCGCGCGCGCTCTCGGGCGACCTCCCGCCGGCGGGCGAGGTCGACGCCGCGATCGAGGAACAGCTCGCCGGCCAGCTCGGCGAGAAGTTCGACGACCGCTTCGCGGGCTGGGGCGAGAGCGCGAAGTTCCCGCTGGCCCGCACCGTGGAGTTCGCGCTCAAACGCGAGCGCCAGCAAGCGCTCCGAACGCTCGACGCGGTCCGTGACCACCTCCACGACGGCGTAGGCGGCGGCTTCTTCCGCTACGCCGGCCGGCGTGACTGGGGCGAGGTCCACCACGCGAAGCTGCTCGACACCAACGCGACGCTCCTCCGGGCGTTCGCCCACGCCTACGTCTACACCGGCGAGGACGCCTACCGCGATCCGGCCGACTCGACCGTCGAGTTCCTCACCGACGAACTCTGGGGCGGCGTCGCCGTCGGCGGCAGCGTCGGCCCGGGCGAGGGCGCAGAGTACTGGCGGAAGAACGCCGAGGAGCGCTCGGACGCCCGCTCGCCGCGGACCGACCTCACCGCCTACGCGGGCGGGAACGCGCTCGCGGCCGACGCGCTGCTGACGTTCCACGGCTACACCGACGACGAGCGCGCCCGCGAGTACGGCGAGCGCGTGCTGGACTACCTCGAACGCGACCTGCTCGAACACGGCTCGGTCGTTCACTTCCGCGAACGCGGGCAGACCGGCCCGCGGGACGTGCTCTCCGATATCGTCGCCGTCGTCGGCGCGTTCACCCGCGCCGAGCAGACGCTGGGCTACGGCGCCAACGTGGCCCGGACGGTCGCCGATCACGCGATCGAGACGCTCCACGACGGTGGCTCGTTCCAGGACGGCCCCGCCGAGGGCGCGGGCCTGCTCGATCGCCCGCTCCGCCCGCTGGACGGCAACGCCGCGATGGCGAACGCCCTCGTGGATCTGGCGACGCTGACCGGCGACGACGAGTACCGCGAGATCGCCCGCGAGACCGTCGGCGCCTTCGCGGGCGCCTCCCACCGCGTCGGCGTGCAGGTCGCGGAGTACGGCACCGCCGCGAGCCGACTCGTCCACGAGCCGCTGACCGTCGCCGTCGCGGACGAGCCGGGCAGCGACCTCCACCGCGCTGCCCTCCGGATCGCCGATCACGAGAAAGTGGTCGTCCCCGACGCCGACGAGTCGGTCGCGCCGGATCTCGACCGCGGGACCGCCCGTGTCGTCGGCGTCGACGAGCCCGCGAGCGACCCCGAGGCGCTGATGGAGCGTGTCGGCCGGCGAGAGTAG
- a CDS encoding DUF2391 domain-containing protein — MTSIARSILRRLFNREFRPADVAQQVVGGFLLAGPFVVTEEVWVLAGVMGRLQWAVVVAMVVAIGWGALYRADSGRDADDETEVAGIPSRFLTLMLVSFGSVLVLAYSFAAPEAFDADAAQTGKAVSIGAVFAVVGAATADSVF, encoded by the coding sequence ATGACCAGTATCGCGCGGTCGATCCTCCGCCGGCTGTTCAACCGGGAGTTCCGTCCGGCCGACGTGGCTCAGCAGGTCGTCGGCGGGTTCCTGCTCGCCGGCCCGTTCGTGGTCACCGAGGAGGTGTGGGTGCTCGCGGGCGTTATGGGGAGGCTCCAGTGGGCGGTCGTGGTCGCGATGGTGGTCGCCATCGGCTGGGGGGCGCTCTACCGCGCGGACAGCGGCCGTGACGCCGACGACGAGACCGAGGTTGCGGGGATCCCCTCCCGGTTCCTGACGCTGATGCTCGTCTCCTTCGGTTCGGTGCTGGTGCTGGCGTACAGCTTCGCCGCGCCCGAGGCGTTCGACGCCGACGCGGCCCAGACCGGGAAGGCAGTGAGCATCGGCGCCGTGTTCGCGGTGGTGGGTGCGGCCACCGCCGACAGCGTGTTTTGA
- a CDS encoding KaiC domain-containing protein, protein MSDDEEEDWFERAMREADEGAERSAEDEEESDDGSESGAPDEGETADADEEPVERSESDPFGGGELDQFGESGAGSDTGGEADSFGGGGEGGADPFGGVAGGERSESGADPFGDASGFGERGSGGGAIGEEGGAGEFGGGGSEGFGGGGFGGEPESFDEAELDSDIDRIDVGIEGLDEMVLGGVPKRSLMVAIGAAGTGKTTFGLQFLTEALQNDGRAIYVTLEESREAILSTAEEKGWSFREWREEGRLAIVAMDPIEMANSLSSIRNDISRLVEEFNADRLVLDSVSLLEMMYDHPAQRRSEVFDFARSLKRAGVTTMLTSEANSDDPYTSRYGIIEYLVDAVFILQYVRPSDFRETRLAVEIQKIRDANHSRETKPYEITNEGISVYRQANIF, encoded by the coding sequence ATGAGCGACGACGAGGAAGAGGACTGGTTCGAGCGCGCGATGCGCGAGGCCGACGAGGGAGCGGAGCGTTCGGCCGAGGACGAGGAGGAATCCGACGACGGATCCGAGAGTGGGGCGCCCGACGAAGGGGAGACTGCCGACGCCGACGAGGAGCCCGTGGAGCGCTCCGAGTCCGACCCGTTCGGCGGAGGGGAACTCGACCAGTTCGGGGAGTCCGGCGCCGGGAGCGACACCGGGGGGGAGGCGGACTCGTTCGGTGGCGGCGGCGAGGGCGGGGCCGACCCGTTCGGTGGCGTCGCCGGCGGCGAGCGCTCCGAGTCCGGGGCAGACCCGTTCGGCGACGCTTCCGGCTTCGGCGAGCGCGGGAGCGGCGGCGGCGCGATCGGCGAGGAGGGCGGTGCGGGCGAGTTCGGCGGAGGCGGCAGCGAGGGGTTCGGTGGCGGCGGCTTCGGCGGCGAGCCGGAGTCGTTCGACGAGGCCGAGCTCGACTCGGACATCGACCGCATCGACGTGGGGATCGAGGGGCTGGACGAGATGGTTCTCGGCGGCGTCCCGAAGCGTTCGCTGATGGTCGCCATCGGCGCCGCCGGGACCGGGAAGACCACGTTCGGCCTCCAGTTCCTGACCGAGGCGCTGCAGAACGACGGGCGGGCGATCTACGTCACGCTGGAGGAGTCCCGCGAGGCGATCCTCTCGACCGCCGAGGAGAAGGGCTGGTCGTTCCGCGAGTGGCGCGAGGAGGGGCGGCTGGCGATCGTCGCGATGGACCCCATCGAGATGGCGAACTCGCTGTCGTCGATCCGGAACGATATCTCCCGACTCGTCGAGGAGTTCAACGCCGATCGACTGGTACTGGACTCGGTGTCGCTGCTGGAGATGATGTACGACCACCCGGCCCAGCGCCGCTCGGAGGTGTTCGACTTCGCGCGCTCGCTCAAACGCGCGGGGGTGACGACGATGCTCACCTCCGAGGCCAACAGCGACGACCCCTACACCTCGCGGTACGGGATCATCGAGTACCTCGTGGACGCGGTGTTCATCCTCCAGTACGTCCGGCCCTCGGACTTCCGGGAGACGCGGCTGGCGGTGGAGATCCAGAAGATCCGGGACGCGAACCACTCCCGCGAGACCAAGCCCTACGAGATCACCAACGAGGGGATCTCGGTGTACCGGCAGGCGAACATCTTCTGA
- a CDS encoding DUF5815 family protein, protein MATAGGERLELPCGETIALTSLDLGMRELDCDCGDAHAVVMDMHPPTRFFPEFLVETLDDVVETTSDEMPDFGTPHLMGMVMEEFPEQVAVADATDEGDVGFAMVWVSDFDARRLHEVIVELVVEMMEHAISHAESDSAMTEFEEQMLEFDVQEFVDQYRDERDLDPEPYV, encoded by the coding sequence ATGGCTACGGCAGGCGGCGAGCGGCTGGAGCTCCCCTGCGGCGAGACGATCGCGCTCACGTCGCTCGATCTCGGGATGCGCGAACTCGACTGTGACTGCGGGGACGCCCACGCGGTGGTGATGGATATGCACCCGCCGACGCGATTTTTCCCGGAGTTCCTGGTGGAGACGCTGGACGACGTGGTCGAGACGACCAGCGACGAGATGCCGGACTTCGGCACTCCCCACCTGATGGGGATGGTGATGGAGGAGTTCCCCGAGCAGGTCGCCGTCGCCGACGCAACCGACGAGGGGGACGTGGGCTTTGCGATGGTGTGGGTCTCCGACTTCGACGCGCGCCGGCTCCACGAGGTGATCGTGGAACTGGTGGTCGAGATGATGGAGCACGCGATCTCCCACGCCGAGAGCGACAGCGCGATGACCGAGTTCGAGGAACAGATGCTGGAGTTCGACGTCCAGGAGTTCGTCGACCAGTACCGCGACGAGCGGGACCTCGACCCCGAACCGTACGTCTAG
- a CDS encoding NAD(+)/NADH kinase, producing the protein MLVGIVANRGNKRASFLAADIRDRLREVDVDVWLDEATARTHDESGHPVDAMDACDLVVAIGGDGTFLFAARGVGGTPILGVNLGEVGFLNAVGPEEAVDEVMREVEALRADELSVREAPRLVAAGEEWKSPSAVNEIVLQGPQRGRAGGVDLEIRVAGSLFSSGRADGVLAATPTGSTAYNLSEGGSLVHPDVDAIVLNEMCADAGMPPLAVGLDSEITVRLSGAPEAHVVVDGRVTRSPELPVMVTIRTADTPVRIAGPDSEFFEALNKLE; encoded by the coding sequence ATGCTGGTCGGTATCGTCGCGAACCGGGGCAACAAGCGGGCGTCGTTCCTGGCGGCGGATATCCGCGACCGCCTCCGGGAGGTCGACGTCGACGTGTGGCTCGACGAAGCCACGGCGCGCACACACGACGAGTCCGGCCACCCGGTCGACGCGATGGACGCCTGCGACCTCGTCGTCGCCATCGGCGGCGACGGCACGTTCCTGTTCGCGGCCCGCGGGGTCGGCGGCACCCCCATCCTCGGCGTCAACCTCGGCGAGGTGGGCTTCCTCAACGCCGTCGGCCCGGAGGAGGCCGTCGACGAGGTGATGCGCGAGGTCGAGGCGCTGCGGGCGGACGAGCTCTCGGTCCGCGAGGCGCCGCGGCTCGTCGCCGCGGGCGAGGAGTGGAAGAGCCCGTCGGCGGTCAACGAGATCGTGCTGCAGGGTCCCCAGCGCGGCCGCGCTGGCGGCGTCGACCTCGAAATCCGGGTCGCCGGCTCGCTGTTCTCCTCGGGGCGAGCCGACGGCGTGCTCGCGGCGACGCCGACAGGGTCGACCGCGTACAACCTCTCCGAGGGCGGGTCGCTGGTCCACCCCGACGTGGACGCGATCGTGCTCAACGAGATGTGCGCCGACGCGGGAATGCCGCCGCTCGCGGTCGGCCTCGACAGCGAGATCACGGTCCGTCTCTCGGGCGCGCCCGAGGCTCACGTCGTCGTCGACGGCCGCGTGACCCGGAGCCCGGAGCTTCCCGTGATGGTGACGATCCGGACCGCTGACACCCCGGTGCGGATCGCCGGCCCCGACTCCGAGTTCTTCGAGGCGCTGAACAAGCTCGAGTAG
- a CDS encoding nucleoside triphosphate pyrophosphohydrolase, with the protein MPREYDKLVRDDIPEIIEADGETPVTHVVDGEAYEERLFDKLDEEAAELREEPGADELADVLEVLDALRTQLDIDENELERVRKRKVGERGRFDDGIVLERVED; encoded by the coding sequence GTGCCCCGCGAGTACGACAAACTCGTCCGCGACGATATCCCCGAAATCATCGAGGCCGACGGCGAGACCCCAGTCACCCACGTCGTCGACGGGGAGGCGTACGAAGAACGACTGTTCGACAAACTGGACGAGGAAGCAGCGGAACTCCGAGAAGAGCCGGGCGCCGACGAACTCGCCGACGTGCTGGAGGTGCTCGACGCGCTCCGGACGCAACTCGACATCGACGAGAACGAACTCGAGCGAGTCCGCAAGCGAAAGGTCGGCGAACGCGGGCGGTTCGACGACGGGATCGTACTGGAGCGCGTCGAGGACTAG